One Danio aesculapii chromosome 13, fDanAes4.1, whole genome shotgun sequence DNA window includes the following coding sequences:
- the slc39a8 gene encoding metal cation symporter ZIP8: MEESFLQNVLGFYGEENSLSVGNLEKFLQLITSRRAASVEDEGNPLKSAECWSISELLSAFGLSNASAISVSNLEMMCPAILNQVLIPACPYTSSNLNESTSVSDHKVWGYGFLAVTVINLAALLGLFLVPFTKKKYFPKVLMYFIGLAIGTLFSNAVLQLIPEALGLDPKDDNYVLNVVGIFGGFYILFVTERVLKMILKADTELGHSHFPPLQSSDVTISTISNDVVISNISGDIISNNTNHELNSISEKSNNPSESPVVEQNACALFACRWLKGSAMSNIKTVAWMITVSDALHNFIDGLAIGASFTLSLLSGFSTSIAIFCEEFPHELGDFVILLNSGMSVGQAAFFNLLSAMCCYLGLALGILLGSNFAPNAIFAIASGMFLYISLADMFPEMNSIMASHTKDYQGRVVFFLIQNAGLLTGFTIILLITLFAGDINLE; encoded by the exons atggaggaaagtttTCTGCAAAATGTTTTAGGGTTCTACGGTGAAGAGAACTCCCTGTCCGTGGGAAACCTGGAGAAGTTTCTGCAACTCATAACCAGTCGGCGCGCGGCGTCAGTGGAAGATGAAGGCAATCCGCTGAAGAGCGCGGAG tgcTGGTCAATATCAGAGCTGCTGTCTGCCTTTGGGTTGAGTAACGCTTCTGCGATCAGTGTCAGCAATCTGGAAATGATGTGTCCAGCTATTCTCAATCAGGTCCTGATCCCCGCCTGCCCTTACACTTCTTCAAACCTTAATGAATCTACATCAGTATCTGATCACAAAG TTTGGGGATACGGGTTCCTGGCTGTGACAGTGATTAACTTGGCTGCGTTGCTGGGTTTATTTCTGGTGCCTTTCACtaaaaagaaatattttccaaaagTCTTGATGTACTTCATTGGACTGGCCATCGGGACACTGTTTTCAAACGCTGTACTCCAACTTATCCCAGAG GCTCTTGGATTAGATCCCAAAGATGATAACTATGTGCTGAACGTAGTTGGCATTTTTGGTGGGTTTTACATTTTGTTCGTCACTGAACGGGTTTTGAAGATGATACTGAAAGCAGATACAGAG CTCGGACACAGTCATTTCCCTCCACTGCAGTCATCTGATGTCACCATCAGCACCATCAGCAATGACGTTGTCATAAGCAACATCAGTGGTGACATTATTTCAAACaacactaatcatgaactaaacTCGATCAGTGAAAAGTCCAACAATCCAAGTGAGAGTCCAGTAGTTGAACAG AATGCATGTGCGTTATTTGCATGCCGCTGGCTGAAGGGGTCTGCGATGTCTAATATAAAGACCGTGGCTTGGATGATCACTGTCAGTGATGCTTTGCATAACTTCATAGACGGTCTGGCCATCGGAGCGTCTTTCACACTGTCTCTCCTCAGCGGCTTCAGCACCTCCATCGCCATCTTCTGTGAAGAGTTCCCTCATGAGCTGG GTGATTTTGTGATTCTGTTGAACTCTGGCATGAGTGTTGGTCAGGCTGCGTTTTTTAATTTGCTGTCTGCGATGTGCTGTTATCTCGGGCTGGCATTGGGCATCCTGCTGGGCAGTAATTTTGCTCCAAATGCTATCTTTGCCATTGCTAGTGGAATGTTTCTCTACATCTCTCTTGCAGACATG TTCCCAGAGATGAACAGTATCATGGCATCACATACCAAAGACTATCAGGGAAGAGTCGTTTTCTTCCTCATCCAAAATGCTGGACTGCTCACCGGATTCACTATAATTCTGCTTATTACCCTGTTCGCTGGAGATATCAATCTGGAGTAG